The following are encoded together in the Pontibacter liquoris genome:
- a CDS encoding response regulator produces the protein MKTVNTILLIDDDETTNYLNHRLLSRMNVAPDIRIVTNGEEALGYLEKAYTGTEDYPLPDLILVDIKMSVMDGFEFLEEYSKFPEDKKKDTVMLMLTSSASFYDLEKLKGFPDVRQHFSKPLTEGDVRDILHEYFK, from the coding sequence ATGAAGACTGTAAACACAATTCTACTGATTGACGACGACGAAACAACCAACTATCTGAACCACCGGTTGCTCTCGCGCATGAACGTAGCACCAGACATCCGCATCGTAACCAATGGCGAAGAAGCGCTCGGGTACCTGGAAAAAGCGTATACCGGTACCGAAGATTATCCGCTTCCCGACCTGATCCTGGTAGACATCAAGATGTCGGTAATGGATGGCTTTGAGTTCCTGGAGGAGTACAGCAAGTTTCCGGAAGACAAAAAGAAAGATACCGTAATGCTGATGCTGACCTCCTCGGCCAGCTTCTATGACCTTGAAAAACTGAAAGGATTTCCGGATGTGCGGCAGCACTTTTCCAAACCCCTCACCGAAGGCGACGTGCGGGATATCCTGCACGAATACTTCAAGTAA
- a CDS encoding uracil-DNA glycosylase family protein, whose amino-acid sequence MEGLEDLLQQVRACRICEEHLPLGPRPVLHASATARLLIVGQAPGTKVHASGIPWDDQSGKRLRQWLGITPEVFYDASKIAIIPMGFCYPGKGKSGDLPPRPECARHWHQQLLPLLPAVELTLLIGKYAQDYFLQKTAHATLTQTVAHWPEYLPRYMPLPHPSPRNQFWLRHNPWFEADAVPALQQLVGALLS is encoded by the coding sequence ATGGAGGGACTGGAAGATTTACTGCAACAGGTGCGGGCCTGCCGTATCTGCGAAGAACACCTGCCACTGGGCCCGCGCCCGGTGCTACACGCCAGCGCTACGGCCAGGCTGCTGATTGTAGGGCAGGCGCCCGGCACCAAAGTACACGCCAGCGGCATCCCCTGGGATGACCAGAGCGGCAAGCGCCTGCGGCAATGGCTGGGCATCACGCCTGAAGTGTTTTACGATGCCTCCAAGATCGCCATCATCCCGATGGGTTTCTGCTACCCTGGCAAAGGCAAAAGCGGCGATCTGCCCCCGCGGCCCGAATGCGCCCGGCACTGGCACCAGCAACTGTTGCCCCTGTTGCCCGCCGTCGAGCTCACGCTGCTGATTGGCAAGTATGCCCAGGACTATTTCCTGCAAAAAACGGCCCACGCCACCTTAACCCAAACCGTAGCCCACTGGCCCGAGTACCTGCCGCGCTACATGCCGCTGCCGCATCCATCGCCCCGCAACCAGTTCTGGCTCCGCCACAACCCCTGGTTTGAGGCCGACGCGGTGCCGGCACTGCAGCAGCTGGTTGGAGCGCTTCTTTCGTAA